Proteins from a single region of Chryseobacterium scophthalmum:
- a CDS encoding transposase → MIKPDYQRIYTDLLKLKFPEKEKDCLPLLNKKNFSQLDVIKFENILFGETKNEDSHNNGIHRSYDKSTIFKILDYQKKHNLNNTELAKHYGLSRNTVAKWKKYFLV, encoded by the coding sequence ATGATTAAACCAGATTACCAAAGAATTTATACGGATCTTTTAAAACTGAAATTTCCTGAAAAAGAAAAAGATTGCCTTCCATTATTAAATAAAAAGAATTTTTCGCAATTGGATGTAATCAAATTTGAAAATATTTTATTTGGAGAAACCAAAAATGAAGATTCACATAATAATGGAATTCATAGGTCTTATGATAAATCAACAATTTTTAAAATTTTAGATTATCAGAAAAAACACAATCTGAACAATACTGAATTGGCAAAACATTATGGACTCAGCAGAAATACGGTTGCCAAATGGAAGAAATATTTTCTGGTTTAA
- a CDS encoding thioredoxin domain-containing protein, with amino-acid sequence MNFDKLIDHFKLDKQEFYFQFNSHPNYPSALAFSDTLNFLGLKNDAYELDKEYWDELPEEFMALVNNSFSLVKKKDKDFIIYSDKVKNLSKEELYKNSDDFVLLFEKTENVKSTSFFNFKPFIYAIFGIILLYSFLQFTWYESIFNLLSLLGVYISLELFNQKFGQESVVVSNICGGAANSNSKSSCATIFSADKTNILGLKLSDFSLIYFLGITFIGLLFPGAQFVLKIISLISVVVILYSLYVQTFVEKSLCRVCLFIIFILLAQIAVSSFYFSLVVSLPIVFISVIAFISLFFTIAFLNNLMNQKEELKKSNAKNLRFKRNYDLFKRELLDKEKIEFSDKNTFFLGNKDAKLHISVVSNPYCGFCKDAHKILEDLVAKYPDEISAQMRFNYSGESAGEKYTQLISDFLSIYKNKSQKDFLSAVDTWFKNKDEGEINRKSGTQNPEDLTNIIQMTSENSSAGLNFTPVFIINGYQFPDKYDRDDIHYFIGELIEDEDFSI; translated from the coding sequence ATGAACTTCGACAAACTAATAGACCATTTTAAACTAGACAAACAAGAATTTTATTTTCAGTTTAATTCTCATCCCAACTATCCTTCGGCTTTAGCTTTCAGCGACACTCTCAATTTTTTGGGTTTAAAAAATGACGCTTATGAATTGGATAAAGAGTATTGGGACGAATTACCTGAAGAATTTATGGCTTTGGTCAACAATTCTTTTTCATTAGTAAAAAAGAAAGACAAGGACTTCATCATTTATTCTGATAAAGTAAAGAATTTAAGTAAAGAAGAACTTTATAAAAATTCGGATGATTTTGTACTTCTTTTTGAGAAAACAGAGAACGTAAAGTCAACATCATTTTTTAATTTTAAACCGTTTATTTATGCAATTTTCGGGATAATTCTTCTCTATTCATTCCTGCAGTTCACTTGGTATGAAAGCATTTTCAACTTATTGTCATTACTCGGAGTTTACATTTCTTTAGAGCTTTTTAATCAGAAATTCGGGCAAGAATCTGTTGTCGTAAGCAATATTTGTGGTGGCGCAGCAAATAGTAATTCTAAAAGCTCATGTGCAACCATTTTTTCTGCTGATAAAACGAATATTTTAGGATTAAAGCTTTCCGATTTTAGCTTAATTTATTTCTTGGGAATTACCTTTATTGGTCTTTTATTTCCGGGCGCTCAGTTTGTTTTAAAAATTATTTCACTGATTTCAGTTGTCGTGATTTTATACTCACTTTATGTTCAGACTTTTGTAGAAAAATCACTTTGCAGAGTGTGTCTCTTTATCATTTTTATTTTATTGGCGCAGATTGCAGTCAGCTCTTTCTATTTCAGTTTGGTGGTTTCTTTACCGATTGTTTTTATCAGCGTTATTGCATTTATTTCTTTGTTTTTTACGATTGCTTTTCTAAATAATCTGATGAATCAGAAAGAAGAGCTTAAAAAATCAAATGCGAAAAATCTTAGATTCAAAAGAAATTATGATCTGTTCAAAAGAGAACTTTTAGATAAAGAAAAAATTGAATTTTCAGATAAAAACACTTTCTTCTTAGGAAACAAAGACGCAAAACTTCATATCTCGGTAGTTTCAAATCCTTATTGTGGGTTTTGTAAAGATGCACATAAAATTCTTGAAGATTTAGTAGCAAAATATCCGGATGAGATTTCTGCACAGATGAGATTTAATTATTCAGGTGAAAGCGCAGGAGAAAAATATACCCAACTTATTTCAGACTTTTTGAGCATTTATAAAAACAAATCACAAAAAGATTTTTTAAGCGCGGTTGATACTTGGTTTAAAAATAAAGATGAAGGCGAAATTAATAGAAAATCTGGAACACAAAATCCGGAAGATCTTACAAATATCATTCAGATGACTTCGGAAAATAGTTCTGCAGGACTTAATTTCACGCCTGTTTTTATCATTAATGGTTATCAGTTTCCGGATAAATATGACCGCGATGATATTCATTACTTTATCGGTGAATTGATTGAAGATGAAGATTTTTCAATTTAA
- a CDS encoding bacteriocin-like protein: MKNLKKINRQEMKTIQGGIVCTGGQLCLINGKWKCMPYDGCGGGNQP; encoded by the coding sequence ATGAAAAATCTAAAAAAAATCAACCGACAGGAAATGAAAACGATTCAGGGAGGTATTGTCTGTACAGGTGGACAGCTTTGTCTGATCAACGGAAAATGGAAATGCATGCCATACGACGGATGCGGCGGCGGAAACCAACCTTAA
- a CDS encoding bacteriocin-like protein: MKNFKKVSRSQMKDINGGASTCSQACCPPPGIKRCPNIYCFAPCPVES, encoded by the coding sequence ATGAAAAATTTTAAAAAAGTCTCAAGAAGTCAGATGAAAGACATCAACGGCGGAGCTTCAACTTGTTCTCAAGCATGTTGCCCTCCTCCGGGAATTAAAAGATGTCCCAATATTTATTGTTTTGCACCATGTCCCGTAGAATCTTAA
- a CDS encoding bacteriocin-like protein produces the protein MKNLKKISRNQMKNITGSGGIIVKQCVNICCPPPGQIKCPKLICPAVVCPQYA, from the coding sequence ATGAAAAATTTAAAAAAAATTTCAAGAAATCAAATGAAAAATATTACCGGAAGCGGTGGAATAATCGTAAAACAATGCGTAAATATCTGTTGTCCGCCTCCTGGACAAATTAAATGCCCAAAATTGATTTGCCCGGCAGTAGTTTGTCCGCAATATGCATAG
- a CDS encoding bacteriocin-like protein gives MKNLKKLSRENLKTVQGGITLECAQGQAASAKCYNTNTECVNDPNSGGFCIRYCNKSCY, from the coding sequence ATGAAAAACTTAAAAAAACTTTCAAGAGAAAATCTTAAAACTGTACAGGGAGGAATTACTCTTGAATGTGCACAAGGGCAAGCTGCATCTGCAAAGTGCTACAACACAAACACAGAATGCGTAAATGATCCTAATTCAGGTGGTTTTTGCATTCGTTATTGCAATAAGTCTTGCTACTAA
- a CDS encoding peptidase domain-containing ABC transporter has product MKKKFPNYIQPDSKDCGPTCLRIVSKHYGKSISLQQIRNLSETTREGSSLLGLSDAAEDLGFRSLGVQVDFNTLAEEVPFPCIVHWNKNHFVVVYKIDKNNLVYISDPSYGLITYSREEFIKRWIGENANENTEEGIALILETTPAFFQTEFDDQESKASFSFLSKYLLKYKSLIVQLAVGLLAGSLLSLILPFLTQSIVDVGIQNQDLNFIYLVLLAQVMLFLGRMGIEVIRSWILLHLSTRINISIISDFFIKLMKLPISFFDTRMTGDIMQRINDHHRIEQLLTNSSLNTLFSLVNLIIFSIVLLFYDYRLFIVYIVGAALYIGWITFFLNKRKELDYKRFSQVSQEQSKVIELINGMQEIKMHNAEKQKRWDWEFLQVKLFKLKIKSLSLEQWQSVGGNFINQMKDILVSFLSAKLVLEGNLTLGMMLSVQYIIGQLNSPLLQLIDFVKQTQDAKISLERLREIHDKEDEESKDDQYATEIPDKDIEINNMSFRYIGSDVPVFENLNLNIPHQKTTAIVGASGSGKTTLLKLLMKFYEPNEGEIKIGNTQMKNISPRFWRDQCGVVMQEGYVFNDTIANNIAVGEDYVDKSKLRKAVEIANIKEFIEDLPLSYNTKIGNEGVGVSGGQKQRLFIARAVYKSPEYIFFDEATSALDANNEKVIMENLEQFFKGKTAIVIAHRLSTVKHADKIIVLDKGKVVEEGNHAELVALKGEYYRLVKNQLELGN; this is encoded by the coding sequence TTGAAAAAAAAATTCCCCAATTACATACAACCCGATTCCAAAGATTGTGGCCCCACCTGTCTCAGAATTGTCAGCAAACATTACGGAAAAAGTATTTCCCTGCAACAGATTCGTAACCTTTCAGAAACAACCCGAGAAGGAAGCAGCTTACTTGGTTTAAGTGATGCTGCCGAAGATTTGGGCTTCCGTTCTTTGGGAGTTCAGGTTGATTTTAATACATTAGCTGAAGAAGTTCCTTTCCCATGCATCGTACACTGGAACAAAAATCACTTTGTGGTTGTCTATAAAATTGATAAAAATAATTTGGTGTATATCTCAGATCCAAGTTACGGACTGATTACCTATTCCAGAGAAGAATTTATCAAGCGATGGATTGGCGAAAATGCGAATGAAAATACAGAGGAAGGAATTGCTTTGATTCTGGAAACTACACCAGCATTTTTCCAAACCGAATTTGACGATCAGGAAAGTAAAGCCAGTTTTTCTTTTTTATCTAAATATCTACTAAAATATAAATCGCTTATTGTTCAGTTGGCAGTAGGATTATTAGCAGGAAGTTTATTGTCGCTTATTTTACCTTTTCTTACTCAAAGTATTGTGGATGTGGGAATTCAGAATCAGGATTTGAACTTTATTTATCTGGTTCTTCTCGCTCAGGTAATGCTTTTTCTGGGTAGAATGGGAATTGAGGTTATCCGAAGCTGGATTTTGCTTCACCTTTCAACAAGAATCAACATTTCAATTATCTCCGATTTCTTTATTAAATTGATGAAACTTCCCATCAGTTTCTTTGATACAAGAATGACCGGAGATATTATGCAGAGAATTAACGACCATCACAGAATCGAACAACTTCTGACCAATTCTTCTCTAAATACATTATTCTCATTAGTCAATCTGATTATTTTCAGTATCGTATTGCTGTTTTATGATTATCGTCTGTTTATCGTTTACATTGTTGGAGCGGCTTTATACATTGGATGGATTACGTTTTTCCTAAACAAAAGAAAAGAGCTTGATTATAAAAGATTTTCACAGGTTTCGCAGGAACAGAGTAAGGTAATTGAACTGATCAACGGAATGCAGGAAATAAAAATGCATAACGCTGAAAAGCAAAAACGCTGGGATTGGGAATTCTTACAGGTAAAACTTTTTAAACTAAAAATAAAATCGCTGTCATTAGAGCAATGGCAATCGGTTGGAGGAAATTTCATCAACCAAATGAAAGATATTTTGGTAAGTTTTCTTTCTGCTAAATTGGTTCTGGAAGGAAATCTTACTTTAGGGATGATGCTTTCTGTGCAATACATTATCGGACAGTTGAATAGTCCACTATTACAATTGATCGATTTTGTAAAACAAACTCAGGATGCCAAAATTTCTTTAGAAAGACTACGAGAAATTCATGATAAAGAAGATGAGGAAAGCAAAGACGATCAATATGCCACAGAAATTCCGGATAAAGATATAGAAATCAATAATATGTCTTTCAGATACATCGGTTCGGATGTTCCGGTTTTTGAAAATTTAAACTTAAATATTCCTCACCAAAAAACAACGGCAATTGTTGGAGCCAGTGGAAGCGGGAAAACGACATTGCTGAAATTACTAATGAAGTTTTATGAACCTAACGAAGGGGAAATTAAAATTGGAAATACCCAAATGAAAAACATCTCACCAAGATTCTGGAGAGATCAGTGTGGCGTGGTAATGCAGGAAGGCTACGTTTTTAATGATACGATTGCTAATAATATTGCAGTAGGAGAAGATTATGTAGATAAATCAAAACTAAGAAAAGCTGTAGAAATCGCCAATATTAAAGAATTTATAGAAGATTTACCTTTAAGTTATAACACAAAAATAGGAAATGAAGGAGTCGGTGTGAGTGGCGGACAAAAACAAAGACTTTTCATCGCAAGAGCGGTTTACAAATCTCCTGAATATATTTTCTTTGATGAAGCAACTTCTGCTTTAGATGCCAATAATGAAAAGGTAATTATGGAAAATCTGGAACAGTTTTTCAAAGGTAAAACCGCCATTGTGATTGCTCACAGATTATCAACCGTAAAACATGCTGATAAAATTATTGTTCTCGATAAAGGAAAAGTTGTAGAAGAAGGAAACCATGCGGAATTGGTAGCTTTAAAAGGAGAATATTACAGACTTGTTAAAAATCAACTGGAATTAGGTAATTGA
- a CDS encoding HlyD family secretion protein — protein sequence METHKDILDNIELRSESVQDILTEPPHWMFRWGNTIIFIILLLILAMSYIIKYPEFVPAPIVVTSQNPPEKIEARSSSKIEKIFIKDHQKVKKGDVMMVLQSTANYQDVLKLKKLVDSIASDQLLSFPVKEASHFKLGELQGDYNSFAKAFQDESLFTRLQPYAPENIATNLSISESRSRIATLKQQKNLELAKAELSRKSYQRSQELFNQGVIAAVELENEKIKYLQAQQNLENLNISLSQLQESISNFNKTKSGTAINTEKDKITYSSQTLQLFEQLRKSLKQWEQSYLIISSTDGMASFQQFYGENQFVKAGDPILSILPDHTEQIVGRMSVPTANSGKIIPGEKVLIKLDNYRFQEYGIIEGKVQNISLIPDEKGNYYVDVVLPKGLKTSYNKTLKFDKELRGNAEIVTQDLRLIERFFYQIRKLLGYQS from the coding sequence TTGGAAACACATAAAGACATTTTAGACAATATAGAACTTCGCTCAGAAAGCGTTCAGGATATACTCACAGAACCACCACATTGGATGTTCCGATGGGGAAATACGATTATATTTATTATTCTGCTGCTTATTCTTGCAATGAGTTACATCATCAAATATCCGGAATTTGTTCCTGCTCCTATTGTAGTGACATCGCAAAATCCACCGGAGAAAATTGAAGCAAGAAGCAGTTCAAAAATCGAAAAAATATTTATTAAAGATCATCAAAAAGTAAAAAAAGGTGATGTAATGATGGTTTTGCAGTCTACAGCAAATTATCAGGATGTTTTAAAGCTTAAAAAACTCGTAGATTCTATCGCTTCAGATCAGTTGCTTTCTTTCCCTGTTAAAGAAGCTTCTCATTTCAAATTGGGTGAACTTCAGGGCGATTACAATAGTTTTGCAAAAGCTTTTCAGGATGAGAGTTTATTTACTCGTTTACAACCCTATGCTCCAGAAAACATTGCGACTAACCTTAGTATATCTGAATCCAGAAGCAGAATTGCTACTTTAAAACAACAAAAAAATCTTGAACTTGCAAAGGCTGAACTTTCACGTAAAAGCTATCAAAGATCACAGGAATTATTTAATCAGGGCGTGATTGCTGCAGTAGAGCTAGAAAATGAAAAAATAAAATATCTTCAGGCGCAACAAAACTTAGAAAACTTAAATATTTCTCTTTCTCAATTGCAGGAAAGCATTTCCAATTTCAATAAAACAAAAAGCGGAACAGCGATCAATACAGAAAAAGATAAAATCACGTATTCATCTCAAACCCTTCAGTTATTTGAGCAACTTAGAAAATCTTTAAAACAGTGGGAACAGAGCTATCTCATTATTTCTTCAACTGATGGAATGGCAAGTTTTCAACAATTTTATGGTGAAAATCAGTTTGTAAAAGCAGGTGATCCTATACTTTCTATTTTACCGGATCATACGGAGCAAATAGTTGGAAGAATGTCTGTACCTACAGCCAATTCAGGGAAAATTATTCCGGGTGAAAAGGTATTGATTAAATTAGATAATTACCGTTTTCAGGAATATGGAATCATCGAAGGAAAAGTTCAGAATATTTCATTAATTCCTGATGAAAAAGGAAATTATTATGTAGATGTTGTTCTTCCTAAAGGTTTAAAAACTTCCTACAATAAAACATTGAAATTTGATAAAGAACTGAGAGGAAATGCCGAAATCGTAACACAAGATCTACGATTGATCGAAAGGTTTTTCTATCAGATTAGAAAACTATTAGGCTATCAATCCTAA
- a CDS encoding DUF6660 family protein, with product MKLLRFILTIYFIALLIMPCSDVKAESGKDNHTQISLNTEDSHSHNIDDGCSPFCFCSCCQITVTAFKMEPFLDVPLQVKAYFSKKILFHRNNIAYQVYDHIWQPPKI from the coding sequence GTGAAACTTTTAAGATTTATATTGACAATTTATTTCATTGCACTGCTGATTATGCCGTGCAGTGATGTCAAAGCTGAATCTGGAAAAGATAATCACACCCAAATTTCACTCAATACTGAGGATTCTCATTCTCATAATATAGATGATGGCTGTTCTCCTTTCTGCTTTTGCAGCTGTTGCCAGATTACGGTAACTGCATTTAAAATGGAACCTTTTTTAGACGTTCCTTTACAGGTAAAAGCCTATTTTTCAAAGAAAATTCTTTTTCATAGAAACAACATTGCTTATCAGGTTTACGACCACATTTGGCAACCTCCCAAAATTTAA
- a CDS encoding CusA/CzcA family heavy metal efflux RND transporter: protein MLDKIIKFSIKNKIVVGIMTLLLIIWGVWSATRLPIDAVPDITNNQVQIITVCPTLAGQEVEQLVTFPIEQSIANIPDIQETRSISRFGLSVITVVFKEDVDVYFARQLISEKLKEAAEEIPKGIGTPELAPVSTGLGEVYQYILHPKKGSENKYSSQELRTMQDWIVRRQLNGTPGIAEVNSFGGELKQYEVAIDPNRLKAMGVSVTDIFTSLEKNNQNTGGAYIDKKPNAYFIRGIGVVASLEDIKNIAVKNNTGSVPIFIKDVADVRLGSAVRYGAMTFDGKVDAVGGIVMMLKGANSNEVVNLVKEKIPTIQKSLPKDVVIEPFLDRTDLVGRAINTVEKNLIEGALIVIFVLVLFLGNFRAGLIVASAIPLALLFALGMMNVFDVSANLMSLGAIDFGLIVDGAVIIVEATLHHLGLRKSTQKLTQAEMDEEVFLSASKIRNSAAFGEIIILIVYIPILTLVGVEGKMFTPMAKTVGFAILGALILSLTYIPMMSALFLSKKPSTKENFSDKMMRRLQNIYQPLLQKALRLKYILVSATVALFAVSIFIFSRMGGEFIPQLQEGDFAFHCILPQGSSLTQSVETSMQASRIIKQFDEVKMVVGKTGSAEVPTDPMPPEATDMIIVLKPQKEWKTKKSYDELADEISEKLENIPGVFFEKNQPIQMRFNELMTGIRQDVAVKIFGENLDSLAIYANKVNNVIQSVDGVTQPQIERVSGLPQINVEYDRTRMANYGLNIEDVNNTLSTAFAGKSAGLVFENERRFDLVVRLDSLHRTNIDDVNNLMISTNSGNQIPLSQVANISYKLGPAQISREEGKRRIVIGFNVKNRDVESVVKDIQAKLDDKVKLPSGYYFTYGGQFENLQAASKRLMIAVPVSLLLIFMLLYFTFKSLKQAALIFTAIPMSAIGGVFALIIRDMPFSISAGIGFIALFGVAVLNGIVLIGTFNQLEKDGETDILKRVFEGTKTRLRPVLMTASVASLGFLPMAISTGAGAEVQKPLATVVIGGLITATFLTLFVLPMLYIIFSTKLKIKNIKMKPLTTVIILGFLLFGQTLRAQTTKTLSVEEATEIALNNNYSIKSKDLDVKVSESLKPTANELPKLSFNAQLGQYNSPKFDQSFSISQSIPFPTLFKARKELIAQEIKGKQINKEITVNELAKQVRTYFYQIEYLHYNQNKLLKLEGLYQDFIRIATVRFNAGDIKKIEISTAETQKGEINLLLNQNKIYLNNAYKNLKTLLNTDDDIQITFNKNYEPLKAEYVLDSTAIANHPTVKAFYQEMEIADKNKNVEKSQGLPEFTLGYTNQSIIGFHTLNGQEKYYDAGNRFSVASIGVAIPLTFGATKARIQSLEYQKQMAESNAKQQQKQLTAQLENALNQYQQYIQQYQYYVDQALPNAEKIVKAGQLGYKTGEISYVEYLFALQTATNIQLKYLESIQQVNQSVIIINSLINK from the coding sequence ATGTTAGATAAAATCATAAAATTTAGCATCAAAAACAAGATTGTCGTTGGGATAATGACTTTGTTGCTGATAATTTGGGGCGTTTGGAGCGCAACCAGATTACCGATTGATGCTGTACCCGATATTACCAATAATCAGGTGCAAATAATCACGGTTTGTCCTACACTTGCAGGTCAGGAAGTAGAGCAGCTGGTTACTTTTCCCATTGAGCAAAGTATTGCCAATATTCCGGACATCCAGGAAACAAGAAGTATTTCCAGATTTGGATTATCGGTTATAACCGTTGTTTTCAAAGAAGATGTTGATGTATATTTTGCGCGTCAACTTATCAGTGAAAAATTAAAAGAAGCTGCAGAAGAAATCCCAAAAGGCATCGGAACTCCTGAATTGGCTCCCGTAAGTACCGGTTTAGGCGAGGTTTATCAGTATATTTTGCATCCTAAAAAGGGAAGTGAAAACAAATATTCTTCTCAAGAACTGCGAACAATGCAGGACTGGATTGTGAGAAGACAGCTTAATGGAACACCGGGAATAGCGGAAGTCAATAGTTTTGGCGGTGAGTTGAAGCAATATGAAGTCGCTATTGATCCTAACCGACTGAAAGCGATGGGCGTAAGTGTGACTGATATTTTCACCTCATTAGAAAAAAACAATCAGAATACAGGAGGAGCTTATATCGATAAAAAACCGAATGCCTATTTCATCCGTGGAATTGGCGTTGTCGCTTCTCTTGAAGATATAAAAAACATTGCTGTAAAGAACAACACAGGCAGTGTTCCGATTTTTATAAAAGATGTTGCCGATGTAAGATTGGGAAGCGCAGTACGTTATGGAGCAATGACGTTTGACGGAAAAGTTGACGCAGTAGGAGGGATTGTAATGATGCTTAAAGGAGCCAACAGTAATGAAGTGGTGAATTTGGTAAAAGAAAAAATTCCGACGATTCAAAAATCTTTACCCAAAGATGTCGTTATCGAACCATTTTTAGACAGAACGGATTTGGTAGGAAGAGCCATCAATACTGTCGAAAAAAACCTGATAGAAGGTGCATTGATTGTCATTTTTGTTCTTGTGCTATTTCTTGGGAATTTCAGAGCCGGATTAATCGTTGCTTCTGCAATTCCATTAGCATTGCTTTTTGCACTAGGAATGATGAATGTTTTTGACGTAAGTGCAAACCTGATGAGTCTTGGAGCAATCGACTTTGGGCTGATTGTAGACGGTGCAGTCATCATTGTAGAAGCTACACTTCACCATTTAGGACTCAGAAAATCGACTCAAAAACTGACTCAAGCAGAAATGGATGAAGAAGTTTTTCTTTCCGCTTCAAAAATAAGAAACAGCGCAGCTTTTGGCGAGATTATTATTCTCATCGTTTACATTCCTATCTTAACTTTGGTTGGAGTAGAAGGTAAAATGTTTACACCGATGGCAAAAACAGTAGGTTTTGCGATTTTAGGAGCTTTGATTTTATCATTGACTTACATCCCGATGATGAGTGCTTTATTTTTATCTAAAAAACCTTCCACAAAAGAAAATTTTTCAGATAAAATGATGCGCAGATTGCAGAATATTTACCAGCCGTTATTACAGAAAGCGCTGCGTTTAAAATATATTTTAGTTTCGGCTACAGTCGCTTTATTTGCAGTCAGTATTTTTATATTCAGCAGAATGGGAGGCGAGTTTATCCCACAATTGCAGGAAGGAGATTTTGCATTTCACTGCATTTTGCCACAGGGAAGTTCGCTTACTCAAAGTGTAGAAACATCGATGCAGGCATCAAGAATTATAAAACAGTTTGATGAAGTGAAAATGGTTGTAGGAAAAACAGGTTCCGCCGAAGTTCCTACCGACCCGATGCCACCGGAAGCAACGGATATGATTATTGTTTTAAAACCACAAAAAGAATGGAAAACAAAGAAATCTTATGATGAATTAGCAGATGAAATCTCTGAAAAACTGGAAAATATTCCTGGTGTTTTCTTTGAGAAAAATCAGCCGATACAAATGCGTTTCAATGAATTAATGACCGGAATTCGTCAGGATGTTGCGGTGAAAATTTTTGGTGAAAACCTAGATTCTCTTGCGATTTATGCAAATAAAGTCAATAATGTAATTCAATCGGTGGATGGTGTAACTCAACCTCAGATTGAACGCGTTAGTGGACTTCCGCAAATTAACGTAGAATATGACAGAACAAGAATGGCAAACTACGGATTGAATATTGAAGACGTGAATAATACGCTAAGTACAGCTTTTGCAGGAAAAAGTGCGGGATTGGTTTTTGAAAATGAGAGACGTTTTGATTTGGTTGTTCGTTTAGACAGCCTTCACAGAACCAATATTGACGATGTGAATAATCTGATGATTTCCACCAATTCAGGAAATCAGATTCCGCTTTCGCAGGTTGCTAATATCAGTTACAAACTCGGTCCTGCGCAGATAAGTCGTGAAGAAGGAAAACGTAGAATCGTAATCGGTTTTAATGTGAAAAACCGAGATGTGGAAAGTGTGGTGAAAGATATTCAGGCAAAACTGGATGATAAAGTAAAGCTTCCTTCGGGGTATTACTTTACTTATGGCGGACAATTCGAAAATTTGCAGGCTGCAAGTAAACGATTAATGATTGCTGTTCCGGTTTCTCTTTTATTAATTTTTATGCTGCTTTATTTTACATTTAAATCTTTAAAGCAAGCCGCATTAATTTTTACAGCGATTCCAATGAGTGCGATTGGTGGTGTTTTCGCATTGATTATTCGGGATATGCCATTCAGCATTAGTGCGGGGATTGGTTTTATCGCTTTGTTTGGAGTAGCGGTTTTAAACGGAATTGTTTTGATTGGAACTTTCAATCAACTGGAAAAAGATGGAGAAACTGATATTCTGAAACGTGTTTTTGAAGGAACTAAAACTAGGCTTCGTCCGGTTTTGATGACAGCATCAGTTGCGTCTTTAGGATTTCTTCCGATGGCGATTTCCACCGGAGCTGGTGCAGAAGTTCAGAAACCTTTGGCAACTGTTGTGATTGGCGGATTGATAACGGCAACTTTCCTTACTTTATTTGTTTTACCAATGCTTTACATTATTTTCAGCACAAAACTCAAAATAAAGAATATAAAAATGAAGCCTTTAACGACGGTGATTATTTTAGGTTTTTTATTGTTTGGACAAACATTGAGGGCTCAAACGACAAAGACTCTGTCGGTAGAAGAGGCGACAGAAATAGCGCTGAATAATAACTATTCAATAAAATCTAAAGACTTAGATGTTAAAGTTTCTGAAAGCCTGAAACCAACGGCAAATGAACTTCCTAAATTGAGTTTCAATGCACAATTGGGGCAATACAACAGTCCGAAATTTGACCAGTCGTTTTCCATTTCGCAAAGTATTCCGTTTCCCACTTTATTTAAAGCGAGAAAAGAATTGATTGCGCAGGAAATAAAAGGAAAGCAAATCAATAAAGAAATTACGGTTAATGAATTGGCGAAACAAGTAAGAACGTATTTTTATCAAATTGAATATCTGCATTATAATCAAAACAAACTGTTGAAACTGGAAGGTCTTTATCAGGATTTTATCAGGATTGCAACCGTAAGATTTAATGCGGGTGACATCAAAAAAATAGAAATAAGTACCGCAGAAACCCAGAAAGGGGAAATCAATTTATTATTAAATCAGAATAAAATTTATCTTAATAATGCCTACAAAAATTTAAAAACCCTTCTGAATACCGATGATGATATTCAGATTACTTTTAATAAAAACTATGAACCTTTGAAAGCAGAATATGTTCTGGACAGCACAGCTATTGCCAATCATCCTACTGTAAAGGCTTTTTATCAGGAAATGGAAATTGCCGATAAGAATAAAAATGTTGAAAAATCACAAGGTTTGCCTGAATTTACTTTAGGCTATACCAATCAGTCGATTATAGGTTTTCATACGTTGAATGGTCAGGAAAAATATTATGATGCAGGAAACCGCTTCAGTGTTGCAAGTATCGGAGTTGCGATTCCGTTGACTTTTGGAGCGACCAAAGCACGAATTCAGTCTTTAGAATATCAAAAACAAATGGCAGAATCGAATGCAAAACAGCAACAAAAACAATTGACCGCTCAGTTAGAAAATGCATTAAACCAATATCAGCAATACATTCAGCAATATCAATATTACGTTGACCAGGCTTTACCCAATGCCGAAAAAATCGTTAAAGCAGGGCAACTTGGTTATAAAACCGGAGAAATCTCTTATGTTGAATATTTATTTGCTTTGCAGACTGCAACCAATATTCAGCTGAAATACCTAGAGTCTATACAACAGGTCAATCAGTCTGTAATCATCATTAATTCTTTAATCAACAAATAA